A single Gasterosteus aculeatus chromosome 2, fGasAcu3.hap1.1, whole genome shotgun sequence DNA region contains:
- the vwa1 gene encoding von Willebrand factor A domain-containing protein 1, translated as MESRALATWVLLCALLRPSGTQNTAPEGVLNCCEGDVLFLLDSSGSVSSYEHSRMLTFLSELLLPFSLGEDQVRVGLLQVGTRPRLEFGFDTHRSQSGLQGALKNVKPVRGDTNTVEALRMAKELALTPGAAGGAREGLPRVLVWLTDGVKPGDVMGPMARLREEGVAVLVVSTGHGNFQVLKQVVTPPVESNLYFVDIDDMSIITEDLRDAIIEIIRAERITVRDVATDSATLQWRPVLSGLTGYYEIRYGSVPPGGAGVGGSGTSPGTGGVRYQRLTQAADSSSARLTGLKPDTTYSATLTPESNDQAFNTLSITFKTKPDVLSPAVVTVSESGQTSIRVSWGPSQPERVSSYHVEYSALPRGELHSVTVAGTQDSTLLRDLQPDTTYLVTVSARHTSGTEKAMSVKVCTQEVTPALADLQLTTLGSDEVQVDWSGGAGALRGYWLTWEGQQSSVRGQGSALYLPPDSLSTRLTRLPPATRVCVSPIYRTARGEGLCCTAQFHSNALSYG; from the exons ATGGAGAGCCGCGCGCTGGCGACGTGGGTGCTGCTGTGCGCGCTCCTGCGGCCGTCGGGCACACAGAACACCGCACCCGAAGGAG TGCTGAACTGCTGCGAGGGAGACGTTCTCTTCTTGCTGGACTCCTCGGGCAGCGTGTCGTCCTACGAGCACTCGCGCATGCTCACCTTCCTGTCggagctcctcctccccttctcgcTGGGGGAGGACCAGGTCCGAGTGGGACTTCTGCAGGTGGGCACCCGGCCGCGCCTGGAGTTTGGCTTCGACACCCACAGGTCCCAGAGCGGCCTCCAGGGGGCCCTGAAGAACGTCAAGCCGGTGAGGGGGGACACCAACACGGTGGAGGCTTTGAGAATGGCCAAGGAGTTGGCCCTGACGCCCGGAGCGGCTGGCGGGGCCCGGGAGGGGCTCCCGAGGGTGCTGGTGTGGCTGACGGATGGGGTGAAGCCGGGCGACGTGATGGGGCCGATGGCCAGGCTGCGAGAGGAGGGCGTGGCGGTGCTGGTGGTCTCCACCGGCCACGGAAACTTCCAGGTGTTGAAGCAAGTGGTGACTCCGCCGGTGGAgagcaacctgtactttgtGGACATCGATGACATGAGCATCATCACAGAAGACCTGCGGGACGCCATCATCG AGATCATTCGTGCCGAGCGCATCACGGTCCGCGACGTCGCTACCGACTCGGCCACGCTCCAGTGGCGGCCCGTCCTCTCCGGTTTGACGGGCTACTACGAGATCCGCTACGGCTCGGTGCCGCCGGGCGGAGCGGGCGTAGGAGGGAGCGGGACCAGTCCGGGCACCGGCGGTGTGCGCTACCAGAGGCTGACCCAGGCTGCAGATTCCAGCAGCGCCAGGCTAACGGGCCTGAAGCCCGACACCACGTACAGCGCCACGCTGACCCCGGAGTCCAACGATCAGGCGTTTAACACGCTCTCCATCACCTTCAAAACCAAACCAG ATGTGCTGAGCCCCGCCGTGGTGACGGTCTCTGAGTCGGGGCAAACCAGCATCCGGGTGAGTTGGGGTCCCTCTCAGCCAGAGAGGGTCTCGAGTTACCACGTGGAGTACTCCGCCTTGCCCAGGGGCGAGCTTCACTCCGTCACCGTGGCCGGGACTCAGGACTCCACGCTCCTGAGGGACCTCCAACCGGACACCACGTACCTGGTCACGGTCAGTGCCCGCCACACCTCGGGCACTGAGAAGGCCATGTCTGTCAAAGTGTGCACTCAGGAAG TGACTCCGGCCCTGGCGGACCTCCAGCTGACCACGTTGGGCAGCGACGAGGTGCAGGTGGACTGGAGCGGCGGCGCGGGCGCTCTGAGGGGCTACTGGCTCACCTGGGAGGGACAGCAGAGCTCGGTCCGAGGCCAGGGCTCCGCCCTCTATTTGCCTCCCGACTCCCTGTCGACACGCCTCACCCGCCTCCCCCCGGCgacccgagtgtgtgtgtcgccCATTTACCGGACGGCGCGGGGCGAGGGGCTGTGTTGCACGGCACAGTTCCATTCAA ACGCATTATCATACGGGTAA